The following proteins come from a genomic window of Actinomycetes bacterium:
- a CDS encoding GNAT family N-acetyltransferase, whose amino-acid sequence MRVRPLVPADWPAVAAIYGAGIATGEATFDAAVPSWETWDAGHLARPRLVAADDAGKGVVGWAALSPVSDRCAYAGVAEVSIYVDPAAAGRGVGSALLARLVAAAEEAGLWTLQAGVFPENAASLTLHRRHGFRVVGTRERLGQLAGKWRDVVLLERRSAVVGR is encoded by the coding sequence GTGCGGGTGCGCCCGCTCGTGCCGGCGGACTGGCCGGCGGTGGCCGCGATCTACGGCGCGGGCATCGCCACCGGCGAAGCCACGTTCGACGCGGCCGTTCCCTCCTGGGAGACCTGGGACGCCGGGCACCTCGCCCGCCCGCGGCTGGTCGCCGCCGACGACGCCGGGAAGGGGGTCGTCGGCTGGGCGGCGCTCTCTCCGGTGAGCGACCGCTGCGCGTACGCCGGGGTCGCCGAGGTGAGCATCTACGTCGACCCGGCCGCCGCCGGGCGCGGCGTGGGCTCGGCCCTGCTCGCCAGGCTCGTCGCCGCCGCCGAGGAGGCCGGGCTGTGGACCCTCCAGGCCGGCGTGTTCCCGGAGAACGCCGCCAGCCTGACCCTCCACCGCCGCCACGGCTTCCGGGTGGTCGGGACCAGGGAGCGGCTGGGCCAGCTCGCCGGGAAGTGGCGGGACGTCGTGCTGCTCGAGCGCCGCAGCGCGGTCGTGGGCCGGTAG
- a CDS encoding VOC family protein yields MIESAIVTESTSSLENGRVISTKGARSASDPKTANRNSLGTGIAGRQAAGDPVRASAAGTWHWCSVHGSPVPHAPRREGAQMSLVVRNITFSSADPKRLADFWSAVTGYTQRRDSEEEVLLAPDDWSFPRFSFQHAATPRSGLGRLHLDLTAADMAVEVDRLVGLGATTLWSVDLAQSGTTTWTVMHDPDGNEFCVVQRPQGD; encoded by the coding sequence GTGATCGAATCCGCAATCGTCACCGAGTCGACATCATCCCTGGAAAATGGCCGTGTAATCTCGACAAAAGGTGCTCGCAGCGCATCCGATCCAAAGACTGCCAACCGTAATTCACTTGGCACCGGTATCGCCGGTCGGCAGGCCGCCGGCGACCCGGTACGCGCATCCGCGGCAGGGACGTGGCACTGGTGTAGCGTGCATGGGTCTCCGGTGCCGCACGCACCACGCCGGGAGGGCGCGCAGATGTCACTCGTCGTGCGCAACATCACGTTCAGCAGTGCCGATCCCAAGCGACTCGCCGACTTCTGGTCGGCCGTCACCGGGTACACCCAGCGGCGTGACAGCGAGGAGGAGGTGCTGCTGGCACCAGACGACTGGAGCTTCCCACGCTTCAGCTTCCAGCACGCTGCCACGCCCAGGAGCGGTCTTGGCCGCCTGCATCTCGACCTTACCGCCGCCGACATGGCAGTGGAGGTCGATCGCCTGGTCGGCCTCGGCGCGACCACGTTGTGGTCGGTCGACCTGGCGCAGTCGGGCACCACGACGTGGACCGTGATGCACGATCCGGACGGGAACGAGTTTTGTGTGGTCCAGCGGCCGCAAGGCGACTGA
- a CDS encoding DNA polymerase Y family protein, which yields MMPVRTLVVWCPDWPVQASGVAYEAPVAVVHANRLVACSPAARAEGIWPGLRRREAQGRCPGLVFAPHDPARDARAFEPVAVAVETLAPRVEIVRPGECAFPARGAARYHGGEHALAALVATTVTEVLGAAARCRVGIADGVFAAGLAARRGAIVLAGGAPAFLAPFGVDVLDRPGLADLLRRLGLDTLGQLAALSRVDLAARFGPEGARAHRLASGQDERPQRARRPPPDLRVAAELDPPADRVDVAAFAAKALADELSDRLRQLGLACLRLRIEAETEYGERLVRVWRHQDGFASAARQSASSVAAAMAERVRWQLDGWLAGGPAVRPTGGISRLVLVPDEVVADRGRQLGFWGEEAEQRERATRALARIQGLLGADSVRTATLRGGRGPTDRVAFDTPLGADPAARPATGPASPPGGPGPASPLGGTGPAVGSGRAAWGSAAVSPNRPASAGRVPPGRAASRGQTSRDQSPPDRPGPTGRQGPTGRPGEEAGVSAPWPGRVPAPAPATVHPEPLTAELLDASGAVVAVSGRGVISAPPARLWVGGGSSWTSITAWAGPWPVDERWWDPAAHQRLARLQVVTAEGVAYLLKLTGGAWWVEATYD from the coding sequence CTGATGCCGGTCCGCACGCTGGTCGTCTGGTGCCCTGACTGGCCGGTGCAGGCCTCCGGAGTCGCCTACGAGGCGCCGGTGGCCGTCGTGCATGCGAACCGGCTGGTGGCCTGCTCGCCGGCTGCCCGCGCCGAGGGCATCTGGCCCGGCCTGCGCCGCCGGGAGGCCCAGGGCCGCTGCCCCGGACTCGTGTTCGCCCCCCACGACCCTGCCCGGGACGCACGGGCCTTCGAGCCGGTGGCGGTCGCCGTGGAGACGCTCGCCCCTCGCGTCGAGATCGTGCGCCCCGGCGAGTGCGCCTTCCCGGCCCGTGGCGCCGCCCGCTACCACGGCGGCGAGCATGCCCTGGCCGCCCTGGTCGCGACCACCGTGACCGAGGTGCTCGGGGCTGCTGCTCGCTGTCGGGTCGGGATCGCCGACGGGGTGTTCGCGGCCGGCCTGGCCGCCCGGCGCGGTGCGATCGTCCTGGCTGGCGGCGCACCCGCCTTCCTCGCTCCGTTCGGCGTGGACGTCCTGGACCGTCCGGGCCTGGCCGACCTGCTCCGCCGGCTCGGTCTCGACACCCTCGGCCAGCTCGCCGCCCTCTCCCGGGTCGACCTGGCCGCCCGCTTCGGGCCCGAGGGTGCCCGAGCCCACCGGCTGGCGAGCGGGCAGGACGAGCGCCCGCAGCGCGCCCGCCGCCCCCCACCGGACCTGCGGGTGGCCGCCGAGCTCGACCCGCCCGCCGACCGCGTGGACGTCGCCGCCTTCGCCGCCAAGGCGCTCGCCGACGAGCTGTCGGACCGGCTCCGGCAGCTCGGGCTCGCCTGCCTGCGGCTGCGCATCGAGGCCGAGACCGAGTACGGCGAGCGGCTGGTCCGGGTGTGGCGCCACCAGGACGGGTTCGCGAGCGCCGCGCGCCAGAGCGCGTCCAGCGTGGCCGCCGCGATGGCCGAGCGCGTGCGCTGGCAGCTCGACGGTTGGCTGGCCGGAGGCCCGGCCGTCCGCCCCACCGGCGGGATCAGCCGCCTGGTCCTTGTGCCCGACGAGGTCGTCGCCGATCGCGGCCGCCAGCTTGGGTTCTGGGGGGAGGAGGCCGAGCAGCGCGAGCGGGCTACCCGCGCCCTGGCCCGCATCCAGGGCCTGCTGGGGGCCGACTCGGTCCGCACGGCGACCCTGCGGGGGGGCCGAGGCCCGACCGACCGGGTCGCCTTCGACACCCCCCTGGGCGCCGACCCCGCCGCCCGACCCGCCACCGGCCCGGCCTCTCCGCCGGGTGGGCCCGGCCCGGCCAGTCCGCTGGGCGGGACCGGCCCCGCCGTGGGGAGCGGCCGGGCGGCCTGGGGGAGTGCGGCCGTCTCCCCGAACCGGCCCGCCTCGGCGGGCCGGGTGCCACCGGGGCGGGCTGCTTCGCGCGGCCAGACCTCGCGGGACCAGAGTCCGCCTGATCGGCCCGGGCCGACCGGCCGCCAGGGACCGACCGGGCGGCCCGGCGAGGAGGCTGGCGTGTCCGCGCCATGGCCGGGACGGGTGCCGGCGCCGGCACCTGCCACCGTCCATCCCGAGCCGCTCACCGCCGAGCTGCTCGACGCCAGTGGCGCGGTGGTGGCGGTCAGCGGCCGGGGCGTGATCAGCGCCCCGCCTGCCCGGCTCTGGGTCGGGGGTGGCTCGTCGTGGACTTCGATCACCGCCTGGGCCGGACCCTGGCCGGTCGACGAGCGCTGGTGGGACCCGGCCGCCCACCAGCGCCTGGCCCGCCTCCAGGTGGTGACCGCGGAAGGCGTGGCCTACCTGCTGAAGCTGACCGGCGGCGCCTGGTGGGTCGAAGCGACCTACGACTGA
- a CDS encoding WXG100 family type VII secretion target has product MAGIGIRVTPEQLQQVSAQLNAGAAGIDGTLRQLAGSVGPLGSDWAGVAQARFLELWAEWQRSAAGLHDALTGIARLTAQAGANYEQTEQGIAASFGRG; this is encoded by the coding sequence ATGGCCGGGATCGGGATCCGGGTAACCCCGGAGCAGCTTCAGCAGGTGTCGGCACAGCTCAATGCCGGGGCCGCCGGGATCGACGGGACGCTTCGGCAGCTGGCCGGCAGCGTCGGACCGCTCGGGTCGGACTGGGCCGGCGTGGCGCAGGCCCGCTTCCTCGAGCTCTGGGCCGAGTGGCAGCGCAGCGCCGCCGGCCTGCACGACGCCCTCACCGGCATCGCGCGGCTGACCGCCCAGGCCGGCGCCAACTACGAGCAGACCGAGCAGGGGATCGCCGCCAGCTTCGGCCGCGGGTGA